A single window of Acanthopagrus latus isolate v.2019 chromosome 1, fAcaLat1.1, whole genome shotgun sequence DNA harbors:
- the lcorl gene encoding microtubule-associated protein futsch isoform X2: MLLRDLNLFDDCEPKESDDWSPEASCSQCSFCKLPLDKLSDQVPAATSPLSSPSDYSPCQAPTISESSQSAHRFLQAVFHKKDVPPGCDSNIPLVAQELMKKMIHQFALEYASKCLLHTNTNGVTTMTSSPLSDTSDAPLDLTMSRTQEEKGGESDPDGVLDLSNRNSACSAISSTSSSNHKASGSLLPSLTKEPGDIGQRGTKCRQSSALDAVLNSLCPSHSSLLYQILKLVHQEKMLLFLNHRSVGQIESNCCHCGVNPQDNLTHDAVPVSECKARNSSLYCPLTDCDHQGHGSTMYHPGDCKSRCSVHHYPLTDCKGEAARASSYCCLQRSRIETYTVLCPKLPPCISCQSLAVGHVNSCSFASPPLSSKSPSLCTPSPSLCLSSSICCNQHNPHSCSCYSNHACLTQVRNTIETGVGDGDPPVLKREQSPSPPPLSPIPSDINKKTDEKPPSLLHHRQEEEADLIVKGGILSASHQEADMDTAAEERQECRTPSSCQSEQNPSGTLLQDVVDRFSEKLETIRPIEKDPPLVSTALYVSEREQLQSPSTSQNFKYPADAHLTKIITTVLHTGSASDYNLSELFNRQDSKESKSPNTRSRRRQEVLTALATPTDDASTRRHTLQIKRELAMLDQSYSRKKGPLAKKARLKDENVTVTPSNTSSDSNLVKEESKRELELDVEPVENHKDEEGPLNIVTEEHDRDEVKEEIQTIIVTEDIQIIKAEEKEKEIAFSGTQITTPELQSKCGKQSSNGDIVQTQGMTVTAASAKQCSKPCKDGMDDGAGSYGNHENAQSSQSSDSDSRASKGKDRHCPVREKQISQSHHSKEARRSRRNKVLPQWFSSYVTEPMFLQSFPDSIVNQKTRNNKALTSSTLDALSKDPDAKDTHIESKSETSLSSAKHTQKLSFESAHRDQCGPSDKESDSVSTNQVFPQNVAAKESSEKQSSDNGTDGSDCGAKPFGRLRSSPKRLQRLQDSKTASGTPQNTSNINVITSPTCVESPHNSQVQYTSPIKLMFVSPVKDKDGVRYSLKSAGSGSSGQAEQPFDPCEESSWSGTIQKHKSQQTESTSPQGKSVSSPLKSATSPARSAYSPRKSASSSPKSASSSPKSATSPAKSASSPAKSASSPRLASSPAKSASSPAKSASSPRLATSPVKSASSPAKSASSPRLATSPVKSASSPAKSASSPAKSPSSPAKSASSPAKSASSPKSASPAPKISPRRSNESTPTKRVAGTEGQRSPGDLISFHETTPPKRRPGRPKKMGPQLEQKVKRPIGRPRKQKAVDPVMGDKTVNGKSNVPSHPEENVNKNLKITVVYGRSRKIKRTVSEGFDRLQTEFHDAWQAVGLKSDLGILMHNSNISSGSIKTATELSEDLKFVSPVKESAPQSTSNIKCQNRDDSLPSRKPGRPAKVKISGISVTVTTVSPRQRKIQINKDTRQSPETQIHKKVLLQEFKSAKEPQTISHQSTSKGSLTEEGIEINEASKDKLPNQPVAVRHSMRVRKPSIHFLHAVATSTARSYSHSNALLRRSKQLLLNKASNERKQAEQQSSAETSGEKRQLCGQERKNISQDMSRVAGVSVDSILTPSETLRWWAASAEEKTMNQELARRIRVISDTWVSDTVGNQGKEIAFDSKLGTKGNRKSKHSSAVRTLFDCPPNKPRSCSMQQLCSWFMQTTETQSLAIVKKASSRNPYELMHFPRTAHKKSACHSPQAERLRKHIKKFAKMVPKSPLQHQEAQRRLRKRNEAPQPIHIRRKLFTPRFSTGRLHWGAQWRRSRTFSKYQATLVRARTRFLNRKERERWQKRQKNNKHRKVATSFSNGCVATGLRPKREALLRATKYQLSDCLENRPATNSVDQTRESVDVNKEQNLCSKAWSPETLKECRVFLRKINSPDNESTEEEWDSCTVTLDDGSPSAYLFAGRERKLVGVVKAVKSARKRRMNSTASRELAGSAPESVQEQDEMPVGRQKGKYKSPGAVSTESPQPPPAKMLRQSRMRGLTGPRWCDFVFEN; encoded by the exons ATGTTGCTGAGAGACCTCAATTTATTTGATG ACTGTGAACCCAAAGAGTCGGACGACTGGTCCCCCGAAGCCAGCTGCTCTCAGTGTTCATTCTGCAAACTACCCCTGGATAAACTCAGT GATCAAGTACCTGCTGCCACGTcgcccctctcctccccctctgatTACTCTCCTTGTCAGGCTCCAACCATCTCGGAGAGCAGCCAGTCAGCACACAGGTTCCTACAAGCTGTGTTTCACAAGAAAG ATGTGCCCCCAGGCTGTGATTCCAACATCCCTCTGGTTGCCCAGGAgctgatgaagaagatgataCATCAGTTTGCCTTGGAGTACGCATCCAAGTGCCTGCTCCACACCAATACAAATGGTGTTACAACAATGACCTCATCACCTCTGTCAGACACATCAGATGCCCCTCTGGATCTCACAATGAGCCGAACccaggaggagaaggggggtgAAAGCGATCCAG ACGGCGTGCTCGACCTCTCTAACAGGAACTCTGCCTGCTCAGCAATTTCATCAACATCCTCATCTAATCACAAAGCCTCAGG CTCCCTGCTGCCATCTCTTACAAAAGAACCGGGGGATATTGGACAAAGAGGGACTAAGTGTCGTCAGAGCTCTGCGTTGGATGCTGTTCTGAACTCTCTCTGCCCATCACACAGTTCCTTACTGTACCAGATCCTGAAGCTGGTACACCAggaaaaaatgctgttgtttcttAATCACAGGTCTGTAGGTCAAATTGAATCTaactgctgtcactgtggtGTAAACCCACAGGATAATCTTACCCATGATGCAGTCCCTGTCAGTGAATGTAAAGCCCGTAACAGCAGCCTGTACTGCCCTTTAACTGACTGTGATCATCAAGGTCATGGCAGCACAATGTACCATCCAGGAGACTGCAAGTCCAGGTGTAGCGTCCATCACTACCCTTTAACGGACTGTAAAGGCGAGGCTGCTAGGGCCTCAAGCTACTGCTGCTTGCAGAGGTCGAGGATAGAAACCTATACTGTTCTTTGCCCCAAGTTGCCGCCCTGCATTTCCTGCCAAAGCTTGGCTGTAGGTCATGTCAACTCATGCTCATTTGCATCCCCTCCCTTGTCATCCAAATCCCCTTCACTGTGCACTCCCTCTCCTAGTTTATGCCTTTCCTCATCGATCTGCTGTAACCAACACAACCCCCACTCTTGTTCCTGTTATTCAAACCATGCCTGTCTCACGCAGGTCAGGAACACAATAGAAACAGGGGTTGGAGATGGGGATCCTCCTGTCTTGAAGAGAGAGCAGagcccctctcccccccctctgTCCCCTATCCCCTCAGACATCAATAAGAAAACTGATGAAAAGCCACCTTCCCTCCTTCACCACAGACAAGAGGAGGAAGCTGACCTTATAGTTAAAGGTGGTATTTTGAGTGCAAGCCACCAGGAAGCAGATATGGATACAGCTGCAGAAGAGAGGCAAGAGTGTAGGACCCCAAGTAGTTGTCAGTCTGAGCAGAACCCAAGTGGGACTTTACTGCAAGATGTTGTGGATCGCTTCAGTGAGAAACTGGAGACAATCAGACCAATAGAGAAAGACCCACCTTTGGTTTCAACAGCCCTTTATGTCTCTGAAAGGGAGCAGCTGCAGTCTCCCTCAACCAGTCAGAACTTCAAGTATCCTGCTGATGCCCATCTGACTAAAATCATCACCACAGTGCTTCATACAGGCAGTGCTAGCGACTACAATCTCAGTGAGCTGTTCAATCGACAGGATAGCAAAGAGTCCAAGTCACCTAATACACGCTCTCGCCGTCGCCAAGAAGTCCTTACTGCTCTAGCAACACCCACTGATGATGCTTCAACCAGAAGGCATACTTTACAGATTAAACGAGAGCTTGCCATGCTTGATCAGTCTTACAGTAGGAAAAAGGGGCCCCTAGCGAAGAAGGCAAGAttgaaagatgaaaatgttactGTAACTCCATCAAACACTTCATCAGATTCAAACCTAGTTAAAGAGGAGTCCAAAAGAGAGCTGGAGTTAGATGTGGAACCTGTAGAGAATCATAAAGATGAGGAGGGACCACTGAACATTGTCACTGAAGAACATGACAGGGATGAAGTGAAAGAGGAGATACAGACAATTATAGTAACAGAAGACATTCAGATCAttaaagcagaggagaaagaaaaggagattGCTTTCTCAGGCACTCAAATTACCACCCCTGAGCTGCAGAGCAAATGTGGTAAACAAAGCTCAAATGGTGACATTGTTCAAACACAGGGGATGACAGTGACTGCAGCCTCAGCAAAACAGTGTAGCAAACCCTGTAAAGATGGAATGGATGATGGTGCTGGAAGTTATGGAAATCATGAAAATGCACAATCAAGTCAAAGTTCTGATAGTGACAGTAGAGCCAGTAAAGGCAAAGACCGCCATTGTCCTGTTAGAGAAAAGCAGATAAGTCAATCCCATCATTCCAAGGAGGCAAGGAGATCCAGGAGAAATAAAGTCCTACCACAGTGGTTCTCCTCCTATGTCACAGAGCCCATGTTTCTTCAGTCATTCCCTGACAGCATTGTTAACCAGAAAACACGGAACAACAAGGCATTGACATCAAGTACACTGGATGCCTTATCCAAAGACCCAGATGCCAAGGACACCCACATTGAATCAAAAAGTGAAACGTCCCTGTCCTCAGCGAAGCACACACAGAAGCTTTCCTTTGAATCAGCACATAGAGACCAATGTGGACCATCCGACAAAGAGTCAGACAGTGTTTCCACTAACCAGGTATTTCCACAAAATGTGGCTGCCAAAGAGAgttctgaaaaacaaagctcAGACAATGGGACAGATGGCAGTGACTGTGGTGCCAAACCTTTTGGAAGGCTACGATCATCTCCAAAAAGGCTACAAAGACTACAGGACTCAAAGACTGCTTCAGGAACTCCccaaaatacatcaaatataaATGTCATTACATCTCCTACCTGTGTTGAGAGCCCTCACAACTCCCAAGTCCAGTACACTAGTCCAATTAAGCTCATGTTTGTATCACCAGTAAAGGATAAGGATGGAGTCAGATATAGTCTCAAATCAGCAGGCTCTGGCTCTAGTGGACAAGCAGAGCAACCTTTTGACCCATGTGAAGAGTCTTCATGGTCAGGGACaattcagaaacacaaaagcCAGCAGACTGAGTCAACCTCTCCACAAGGAAAATCTGTTTCTTCACCACTAAAGTCAGCTACCTCACCTGCAAGATCTGCTTATTCGCCACGCAAGTCTGCATCTTCATCACCCAAATCAGCTTCTTCGTCCCCCAAATCGGCTACTTCGCCAGCCAAGTCTGCTTCCTCGCCAGCCAAGTCTGCTTCTTCACCCAGATTGGCTTCTTCCCCAGCCAAGTCTGCCTCCTCGCCAGCCAAGTCTGCTTCTTCACCCAGATTGGCTACTTCACCAGTCAAGTCTGCTTCTTCGCCAGCCAAGTCTGCTTCTTCACCCAGATTGGCTACTTCACCAGTCAAGTCTGCTTCTTCGCCAGCCAAGTCTGCTTCTTCGCCAGCCAAGTCTCCTTCTTCACCAGCCAAGTCTGCTTCTTCGCCAGCCAAGTCTGCTTCTTCACCGAAGTCAGCTTCCCCAGCACCTAAAATAAGTCCCAGAAGGTCAAATGAAAGTACTCCAACTAAACGTGTAGCTGGAACTGAAGGCCAGAGATCACCAGGTGACTTAATATCTTTCCATGAAACCACTCCTCCAAAAAGGCGCCCCGGTCGGCCAAAGAAGATGGGACCTCAACTGGAGCAAAAAGTAAAGAGGCCCATTGGTCGACCACGTAAGCAGAAGGCTGTGGATCCAGTAATGGGGGATAAAACGGTGAATGGAAAATCTAATGTACCATCTCACCCAGAGGAGAATGTCAATAAGAACCTCAAAATAACGGTAGTATATGGCCGTTCaaggaaaattaaaagaacAGTGTCTGAGGGATTTGACAGGCTACAAACAGAATTTCATGATGCTTGGCAAGCAGTGGGCCTTAAAAGCGACTTGGGCATTTTAATGCACAACTCCAACATCAGCTCAGGTAGTATCAAAACCGCTACAGAGTTGTCAGAGGACTTAAAATTTGTCAGCCCTGTGAAAGAGTCTGCCCCTCAGTCTACCAGTaacattaaatgtcagaatCGGGATGACTCTTTACCCTCAAGGAAACCAGGTAGACCTGCAAAAGTTAAAATCTCTGGAATCTCAGTTACAGTAACCACAGTTTCACCTCGGCAACgtaaaattcaaataaataaggACACTCGACAGtctcctgaaacacaaattCATAAGAAAGTACTTCTACAAGAGTTCAAATCTGCCAAAGAGCCACAGACAATCAGTCATCAATCAACAAGCAAAGGCAGTCTAACAGAAGAAGGGATAGAAATAAATGAAGCAAGTAAGGACAAACTACCGAATCAGCCTGTAGCAGTGCGTCACTCAATGAGAGTGAGGAAGCCCTCGATCCACTTTCTGCATGCTGTTGCTACCTCTACTGCTAGATCCTATAGTCACAGTAATGCTCTTCTGCGGCGCTCTAAACAACTTCTGCTGAACAAGGCCAGCAATGAAAGGAAACAGGCAGAGCAACAGAGTAGTGCTGAAACTTCAGGGGAGAAAAGACAGCTCTGTggacaagagaggaaaaacatctcTCAGGACATGAGCAGAGTGGCGGGGGTGTCCGTAGACTCAATCCTTACTCCAAGTGAGACGCTAAGGTGGTGGGCAGCATCAGCCGAGGAAAAGACTATGAACCAAGAGCTCGCCAGGAGAATACGAGTCATCTCTGACACGTGGGTCTCAGATACTGTGGGGAACCAAGGAAAAGAAATTGCTTTTGATTCTAAACTAGGCACTAAAGGCAACAGAAAGTCTAAACATTCCTCTGCAGTTAGAACGCTATTCGACTGTCCTCCTAACAAACCAAGGTCCTGTAgcatgcagcagctctgctcctggTTTATGCAGACCACAGAGACACAGTCTCTGGCTATTGTGAAGAAGGCAAGCTCCCGTAACCCATACGAACTTATGCACTTCCCTCGTACTGCCCATAAAAAAAGTGCTTGCCACAGTCCTCAGGCAGAGCGACTCCGCAAACACATCAAGAAATTTGCCAAAATGGTGCCAAAGAGTCCTTTGCAACATCAAGAGGCTCAAAGAAGGTTGAGGAAGAGAAATGAGGCACCTCAACCAATACATATTAGGCGAAAGCTTTTCACTCCCAGGTTTTCAACAGGTAGGCTCCATTGGGGAGCCCaatggaggagaagcagaacaTTCAGCAAATACCAAGCCACTCTAGTAAGAGCAAGGACAAGGTTCCTAAACCGCAAGGAAAGGGAGAGGTGGCAAAAGAGGCAGAAgaataataaacacagaaaagtaGCTACAAGTTTTTCAAATGGATGTGTAGCGACTGGGCTACGACCAAAACGCGAGGCATTACTAAGGGCAACAAAATATCAGTTATCTGACTGTTTGGAGAACAGGCCTGCCACCAATTCTGTTGACCAAACTCGGGAGTCTGTGGATGTTAACAAAGAGCAGAACCTCTGCTCTAAAGCCTGGAGTCCTGAGACGCTTAAGGAATGCCGAGTGTTTCTAAGGAAGATCAACTCTCCAGACAACGAATCAACTGAGGAAGAGTGGGACTCCTGCACTGTGACACTGGATGATGGGTCACCTTCTGCATACCTATTTgcaggaagggagagaaaactGGTAGGAGTTGTTAAAGCTGTGAAAAGTGCGAGAAAAAGGAGAATGAACAGCACTGCCTCAAGAGAGCTAGCAGGTTCTGCACCCGAATCAGTTCAGGAGCAGGATGAGATGCCAGTGGGGAGGCAGAAAGGCAAATACAAAAGTCCTGGGGCTGTGTCTACTGAATCACCACAACCTCCACCAGCGAAAATGTTGAGACAGTCGCGAATGAGGGGCCTGACCGGGCCAAGGTGGTGCGACTTTGTATTTG AAAACTAA